GATCGCGGCCACGATCCAGCCGAGGTGCGACACCGTGGAGTACGCGGTGAGGTGTTTCAAGTCTGTCTTCGTGATGGCGAAGATCGCGGACATGACAGCGGTGAACAAGCCGACGACGATGAGCAGCCAGTTCCAGACCGCGACGTCGTGAAAGACCGTCGAGAAGCGCAGCAGGAGGTAGATGCCCGCTTTGACCACCGCCGCCGCGTGGAGGAAAGCGGAGACAGGGGTCGCGGCCGCCATTGCTTCGGGCAGCCAGAAGTGGAAGGGGAACTGCGCTGCCTTGGTGAACCCGGAGACGGCAACGAGCACGGCGACCGTCGTGGTCAACGCAGGTTGGGCGGCCCACACATCGGAGGTGAGCACCTCGCTGAGGCGCGTCGTACCAGCGGCCGTGGATGCCACGGCGAGAGCCGTCAGCAGCGTCAGGCCACCGAAGAAAGTCAGCGCCAGGGTCCGGTACGCACCGGCCTCTCCTCCTGAGCCTGAACGGGCGATGAGCAGGAATGACGCAATGGAGACGAGCTCCCAGCCGACGAACAGAAGGACCGTGTCGTCCGCCAGAACGAGGAGGAGGACGGACAGCGTGAACGCGGTCATAATGGTGTAGAAACTCGTGTTGCCTTGCCGCTCGGGCAGGTACGCCGCCGAGTAGACGAGCACCACACCGCCGATAACCAAAGCGAGCAGAGCGAAGAACATGCCGAGCCCGTCGGCGCGGAGAGCCAGATCTACTTGGGTGCCGAAAAAGTCGCGGGCCCAGGTTACCTGCCAAGTAACGGCGCCCCCGTCCGCGACTTTGGGGTATTCGCGCCCGAGGAGGACAGCTCCGGCGAAGAGCAGCAGCGCAAGGGGCCACCCTGCCCTTCGGTCCATGACCCGCACCAGCACCGGCGACAGGATCACGGCCGCGCCGACCACTGCGAGCACGAGAGGTAACGTAATCAAAGTTTCTCCAGCATGTGGCGGCACAATGCCGCGCGTTCAGAGGGCATCAAGGTTAGGTAAAGGGTAGCAACTAAGTCAGTCGCGTCACTAACAACCGTAACGCCAGCTCGCCGCGGGTGCGGTGTGCCTCACGCGTTTTTGCTGGAAGCGGGGCTATATTTGCCTTCCATGAAATGGCGTCTTCTCGTTGCCCTGCTCGTCCTCATCGCCGGGGTTTTTCTGCCGATGGCCCCGGCGAGCACGTGGTCCTCTGGGGAAAGCGCGACGGGCGCGCCGACGGTGACCCCGGGACCGGACGGGCTTGTCGACGCCCGCCGCGCCGCAGGTGAGGCCGCCGCACAGGCCAGCCTGCTGACGACGGGCACGGGCCAGCTCAAGGACGGGGTGGTCCAGCTCGATGAGGGTTCTGCGCAGCTTATCGACGGCATCTCTGCCGCGAACTCAGGTGCCCAGGAACTCTCCACTGGGATGGTGCAGCTGCAGGCGGGAACCGGGCAGCTCGCTTCGGGGGCGACGCAGGTGGCGGACGCCGTCGGCGGCGTCGTCGACCAGGTGGTCGGGTTCGAGGTGGTCCGCGGCCAGGTTATCTCCACGATCGATTCGACGCTGGAGAAGCTGAAGGACTCCCGGGAGCCCGATGTCGTCGCTGCGCGCGAGGCTCTGCAGGGGCTGCGGGAGCAAGCCCGCACTGCGGAGCTCCCCGCGGATGTGGTGTCTCAGCTCAACGAGCTGAAGAACGGGTCGCGTGAGGTTGCCAACCAGCTGTCTGTGCCCGGGTTCGCGTACCACGACGGGGTGTACTCGGCGACGAACGGCGCCGCCGAGCTGGCCAGTGGCCTCGGCGAGCTCGACGGCGGGGCCGGCCAAGCCAAGGACGGTATCGCCCAATTGCGCGAGGGATCGGAAAAACTCGACGGCATGGCAACGCAGACCTCCGACACGATCGACACCGTGCGCCGCGCGATACCGGCGCCGGCGCCCGTCGCGGCCGCGTCCGGCACAGCCGATGAGGACGCCCCCGCATCCGCGCTCGCACCCCTGGCAGCGATGCTTATCGCTGCCCTGATTACGGTGGGCGGCTTCGGCATGGCGGGGGCGGCGGGATACGCGCGACGCAACCGCTGGTGGATCGTCGCCGCCGGAACGGGCCTTTTAACCGTGTCCGGCCTCGTTCTCGTCATGGTGCTCGGCATCTCCCTGCCGCCGGCGGCAGTGCTCATTTCCGCGCTCGCGCTCGCAGTGGCCTCCCTCGCCTCCGCGGGGCTGACGTGGATGCTCATGTCCACCTTCGGTAACGCAGCGGGTCTCGGCGCGGGTGCTGCGCTTTCTGTGCTGCAAATCGGTCTCGTCGGCTGGGTGTGGAAGTCAGCTGCGGCCGGCGCGGTATCTGACATTGTGGCGGCGTCGTCGGGTGCGGCGCCTATGCACTGGCTCACGACGGCGCTATCCGCTGCGGGCAACGGCGGATCGGTTGCCGCGATGTGGACCGGCGTGGGGTTGAGCGCGGTAGTTGCAGCTCTTGGCCTGATGGGGCTCAACCGACCGCGCAGCTGATTTCCGCCCGGCGGGTATCCCCGCTGTAATACACGTTATAGAAATAATTTCGTGTACCTAAGGAGATTGAGTTGTGGAGCAGAGCCCATTTATTGAAATCGGTTTGCCCATCGCGTTGTTCGTGATCATGATCGGTATTGGCCTGAGCCTGACAAGTAAAGACTTCGTGGCCCACGCGAAGCGCCCGCGGGCGACGATTCTCGGGCTCCTCGGCCAGCTCATCCTACCGCCGCTGGTGGCGCTGGGTCTGGCGTGGGCGTTCGATCTGCCCCCGCTTATGGTGCTCGGCGTCGCACTCGTGGGGGCGTCACCGGGCGGGGCCACCTCAAACTTGGCCACCTACCTGGCTCGTGGGTCGGTGGCGCTGTCCATCATCCTCACCGTCGCCGCGTCCTTCGCCGCGATTGTGACGCTGCCGCTCTGGATGGGCTTCGCGTCGCGTGTCGTACCCGGTGTGGAGCAGCTGGAGATCACCATGCCGCTGGGTCAGACGTTCGCGCTGCTCTTCGGCATCGTGCTCGTCCCGGTGGCGGTGGGCATGTTTGTGCGCGCCACACGGCCCGTGCTGGCGGAGCGGATGGAGCGTTTCGTCGGCATTGTCGGCGTGGTAGTGCTGGTCCTTCTCATCGTCTTCATTGTCATCGACGTGCGCGAGCAACTGACTGACCTGCTCATCACGATCGCTCCGATCGCATTGCTGTTAAACGTCTGTTTCGTTGTGCTGGGCGGTCTCGTTGGGTGGCTCGGGCGCCTTGACCGAGCGGACCAGCTGGCGATCGCCATTGAGTACAGCATCCGCAACACGACCCTGGGCATGGTTCTCGCGTTCACCGTCATGCAGAGCCCGGAGGTCGGGGTTGTCTCGGCGGTGTACTCGATCGTGATGTACGTGTCCATGTTCGCGGTGATTGCGGCTGGGCGCAGGATGATGTCGCGCGGCACACGCGGGGGAAGACCTCAGCGCGAAATCAAGGCGGAAAAACAGCTCGAAGCGCTCTGAGGTCTTCACCGCAGTAGGGTGGCGCTTGATGAGGGAGCTGAGTGCGAACTCGACCTCGACACATGAAAGTTCGACGAGCGGGCGCACTCGGACTGGCGATCGCTGTCGACTTGATGAGAAGGCGGGAGAGTCAATTCGGCTGAGAACGAGAAATCCGCACCGTAAAGGGTGCGGATTTTAAGTGGTCGGGATAACAGGATTTGAACCTGCGACCTCTTCGTCCCGAACGAAGCGCGCTACCAAGCTGCGCCATATCCCGGTGTACGTCAAGTACTCGGAATACTTTACTCCAGCCCCGACGGCGCACCAAAACGGCTGTTCAACGTGTTTAGGCTGGGCGCTCCGTGACGTGGATCAGCGCCGCCGACGGGCGGCAGAAAATGCGTACGGGCGCAAACTTTGACGTGCCGAGCCCGTTGGAGACTTCCATCCACATCGACCCGTAGCGGTGCATCCCTGAGGCGCGCGCGCGATCGATGTCGGCGTTGGTGACCAGCGTGCGCTCGCCGGGCAGGCAGATCTGGCCGCCGTGCGTGTGGCCCGCGAGGGCTAAGTCGTACCCGTCGCCCTCGAATGCGGAGAGAACGCGCCGGTAGGGCGCGTGGAGCAGCCCGATGGACAGGTCGGAGTCCGCATTTGGGGCACCGGCGATGTCCTCGTACCGGTCCAGGTCGTGGTGGGGGTCATCCACACCCGCGAGTGCGAGGCGGACCCCGGAGGTCTTGAACTCCAAACGCTGATGGGTCGCGTCGCGCCAGCCGCGCTCGATGAACGCGGCGCGCATGCCTTGCCACGGCAGGTTCACGTAGGAGGGTTCGCGCTTAAAGCCGAGGACGTATTTCAGTGGGTTGACCGGCCGCGGCGCCCAGTAGTCGTTGGTGCCGAAGACGAACACCCCGGGGCGGTCCAGCAGCGGGCCAAGGGCCTCCAGCGCGTAGGGCACGCCGCGGATGTCGGAGAGGTTGTCACCGGTGTTGACTACCAGGTCCGGCTCCAGCACGTCGAGCTCGCGGACCCACGCGATCTTGTCGTCCTGTCCCGGAATCATGTGCAGGTCGGACACGTGAAGGATTTTGAAGGAATCCGCGCCGCGTAGCGTGCCGGGCGCAAGCAGGGGGAGGCGGTAGGTCTTGAGCCGGAACTTGTTCAACTCGGTTGCGCCCCACGAGAGCGTCGCTAAGCCCGCTGCCAGCGTGGCCGCCGCTGATGCCGTAAGAAAGTGTCGAAGCTTCATCCCACCCAACGTTACAGGTCGCGTAACCTCGGTTTCATGAGTGAGCTGAAAGACAAAATCCGCGCTGACCTGAAAGAGGCCATGAAGGCCAAGGAGAAGCAGCGCACGGGTACGATCCGCATGCTGTTAGCCGCGATCCAGGCGGCGGAGACCGAGGGCACGAAGCACGAGGTGGGCGACGACGAGATCTTGAAGATCATCGCGCGGGAGATCAAGAAGCGCCGTGAGTCCGCGGAGATCTACCGCGAGAACGACCGCGCGGACCTCGCCGACAACGAGCTTGCCGAGGCAGAGGTGCTCGAGGGCTACCAGCCGCAGCAGCTTGACGACGCTGAACTCGACGCCCTGGTCGAAGCGGCCATCGCCGAGACGGGCGCCGATTCAATGGCGCAGATGGGTGCGGTAATGAAGGCGGCCACGGAGAAAGCCGCCGGCCGCGCCGACGGCAAGCGCCTGTCCGCTGCCGTGAAGGCTCGCCTGGGTTAACTGGGCTAGCCGGGGGTTAGCCGAAGATCTCGTTGAGCTGGCTGCGCGCGTCGTCGATTTGGCGCTGCAGTTCCTCGAGCTCCGGCGGCGGTCCCGACTGGCCTGACGGAGCGCGCGGGGCAGTGGGCGGCTCACGCCGCTGGGTCTCGCGCGGGGGTGCGCCGTCGGAGATGCTGAGCTTGATAAGCGAGCCGGGTGCCAGGTTCGGGTCCACCGGTTCGGCGGACACGACCGTGCCGCGCGGCCTGCCGTCGCCGAACACCGTCTGCAGGACAACGCGCAGGCCCTGTTCCTCAAGCTGCTTGCGGGCGGCCTCAGTCTCTAGGCCAACGACGGTATCCAGGGCCGCCTGGCGCGTGCCGCGCTCATACAGAGAACTCGACTCGGGCAGTCCCGCGTCGCGCGCGCCGGGCACGCCGTTGGCCATCTGGAACCAGGCGTCCGCGGCTTCGTTGCCGCCGAACAGGGTGCCTTCCGCGCACTGCCGGACCGGGCTGGTGCATAGCGGAGTGGTCTGGGTGCCGTCGTTGAAAATGTAGGGGGCGCCCGCGAGTGCGCGGTTGAACGCGAAGAACGCCGAGGACTGGTGGGATTCGGTGGTGCCGGTCTTGGCCGCGAGGGGGGCGTTCCACCCGTTGGCGGAGGCGGCGCGGCGCGCGGTGCCGGTCTTGACGTCCTCCGACATGCCCTGGGAGAGGGCGCCGGCGATGTCCTTGTCCACCACCTGCTCGCACGGGGGCCGCTCGATGAACACTTCCTGGCCGTGTTTGTCGGTCACCCGCGCGATGGGGTTCGGCTCGCACCAGCGGCCTCCCGAGGCCAGGGTCGCGCCGACGTTGGACAGCTCCAGCGCGTTGACGGCCACGGGGCCGAGGACGAAGGAGCCCATGTTGCCGTCTACCACGGCCTGCTCGACGGAGCGTTCTCCGTCGTAGGTGCCGTCGGCGATATAGGAACGCAGACCGAGACGAACCGCCATGTCAACGGTCGGCTCGACGCCGACCTTCTGCACCAGTTCAATGAAGGTGGTGTTGGGGGACTGCGCGAGGGCGTCGCGAAGCGTCAGCTCGGGGGCGTAATCGCCCGCGTTTTCCACGCAGTAGGCGCCCGGAGGGCAGTTGGCGGCACCGCCCGCGCCCATGCCGTAGACCACGGATCGCTCCGGGGTGGGTAACTTCGTCTCCAGGCCCATGCCCTGTTCGAGCGCCGCTCCGGCGGCGAAAATCTTGAACACGGAGCCGGCGCCGTTTCCCACGAGTGAGGTGGGTTGCGGCATGATGGTCTGGTTCTGCGCCAGGTCGAGGCCGTAATAGCGTGACGACGCCATCCCGGCAATGTCGTGCGAGTCCTCGCCGGGGCGCACGACGTTGAGCACTCCTGCGACGCCGGCCGCGTCGGGTGAGACGTTGTTGCGGATGGCCTTGACCGCGCTGGCCTGAACAACTGGGTCGAGCGTGGTGGTGATGGTGTACGCCCCCTTTTCCAGCTCGTCTTGAGGAAGACCCTTACTCGCGAGGTAGCTCAGGGCGTAGTCGCACATGAACCCGCTGTCGCCGGCGGCCACGCAGCCGTCGGGAAGCAAATTCGGCTGCGGGAGTGTGTCCAGGGGCTCCGCGGCCAGCGCGTCGGCTTCCTCCTGGCTGATGGAGCCGTAGGCGGCCATGTTCTGCAGCACCGTGTTGCGGCGCTCGGTCGCACCCTCGGGGTTGGTGTACGGGTTGAGGTACTCGACGGACTGGAGGAGGCCGATGAGCAGCGCCGCCTGCTTCGGGCCGAGGTCGCGGGCGGGGATGTCGAAGTAGGTCCGGGCTGCGGCCTCGATGCCGTAGGAGTGGTTGCCGAAGGACACGAGGTTAAGGTATCGGGTGAGGATCGTGTCCTTGTCTAGGGTCTTGTCCAAGTCGGAGGCCATGCGCATTTCGCGGAGCTTGCGCGGGATGGACTGCTCGGTGGCGGCGATGGCGTCCTCGTTCGACTCGGCGTCGACAAGCCAGAGGTAGTTCTTCACGTACTGCTGGTTGATGGTCGACGCGCCCTGCTCGACGCCGCCGGCGAGCAGGTTGGTCACCATCGCGCGGGCGAAGCCTTGCATGTCGACGCCGTCGTGCTCATAGAAGCGGCGGTCTTCGGTGGAAACGAGCGCGTCCTTGGCGTAGGGGGAGATGCCTTCGCTCGGAACCTCGTAACGGCGTTGGTTGAAAACCCAGGCCATGGGCGTGCCGTTGACGTCGGTGATCGTGGTGACACCGGGGACGTGCCCGTCGGCAAGGTCCGAAAGGTTCGTCTCCATCGTCTCGGCAGTGCGTGCCACTGCGACACCTCCAAGCCCGGCAACGGGGGCGAGGCACAGCGCGATGGCGAGGCCCGCCGCGAGGATCGCGACGAGGAGTTTTCCGAGCGAGGTGAGTGCTGACACCCCCTTACCCTAAACCACGCCTCGGACGCGGGGGAACCGTCAATCCCCCAAAATGTGTGACTCATTCGACAATTCCCAACCGCTGTGAATACACTTACAGCCACTAATTAGTTCGGTTATGAAAAATAACTTTGCCTCGAAGGAGACGCTATGACGACAACGCTCAGTCGCGCTCGAACCACTGAAACGTCCCGCAAGTGTGATGCCGCGGGCCAGCTCGTCTTCGACCGCGGTGAGTGGGTCACCCTGGCGACGTGCCGTTCCGGCGACCCGGACGCGTTGTTCGTTCGAGGCGCGGAGCAGCGTAAGGCGGCCGCGATCTGCCGCCGCTGCCCCGTACAGATGGAATGCCGCGCCGACGCGCTGGACAACCGCATCGAGTTCGGCGTGTGGGGCGGGCTGACGGAGCGCCAGCGACGCGCCGTTCTGCGCCAGAACCCGCACGTCACCGATTGGGCCGAGCACCTCGCCTCCGGCGCCGAGGTCGCGGGCCTGTAACCGACAGGGAACAGGTAGGGTGAACCCATGACCAAATGGGAATATGCCACCGTGCCGCTTCTAACTCACGCCACCAAGCAGATCCTGGACACCTGGGGTGAGGACGGCTGGGAGCTCGTCACCGTGACACCGGGCCCCACACCCGAAAACCTCGTCGCCTACATGAAGCGCGAGGCGTAGGAGATGGCCGAGAAGTGGAGTGAAAGGCTCGCAGCGCTCGGCCTCGAACTGCCCGAGGTAGTCGCTCCCCTCGCCGCGTACGTTCCCGCCACGCGCGTCGGTGACCAGGTGTGGACCTCCGGACAACTCCCGCTTGTCGACGGCTCTCTGCCGGCGGCCGGAAAAGTCGGAGCCGAAGTGTCCGAGGAGGACGCGTTCGGTCTCGCGGTGCAGGCGTGCCTGAACGGCCTCGCGGCAATCGACAGCATCGCAGGTATTGATAACGTCTCTCGCGTGCTCAAGGTTGTCGGTTTCGTCGCCTCCGCGCCCGATTTCACTGGACAGCCGAGGGTAATCAACGGCGCAAGTGAACTCATCGGGGCCATTTTCGGCGAGTCAGGCGCCCACGCCCGCTCGGCTGTCGGCGTGGCAGTTCTTCCGCTCGATTCCCCTGTGGAGGTCGAGCTGGTGGTCGAGTTGCGCGACGCGGCTGTCTCACAGCTGTAGGCTGGCACTTATGCAGCATCCCGCCTACAGCCAACTGCGTCCCGTCACCGCCTCCGCTTCCGTCGTGCTCTGCCCGAACCCGAGCTACGCGGCGCTGGAAGGAACCAACTCGTGGGTCATTAGCGGCCCTGAGGACGAGTTCAGCATTGTGATCGACCCGGGCCCCGAGGACGAGGGCCACCTCAACGTGCTGAGCGCGAAGGCAGAGAAAGTCGCCCTGATCCTCCTCACCCACCGGCATCACGACCACGCCGACGGCGCGCAGCGCTTCCGCCAGCTCACCGGCGCCCCGATCCGCGCGATGGACCCCCAGTACTGCGCCGGCGGTGAGCCGTTGACTGACGGGGAGGTCATCTCCATTGACGGAATAACGCCCCAGATCAAGGTCGTCGCCACGCCGGGGCACACCCGGGACTCGGTGAGCTTCTTCATCTACGCGGGGGCGGCGGGGGAGACTGAGCTCGAGGGAATTGTCACCGGAGATACGATCGCGGGTCGCCACACCACCATGATCTCCGAGACAGACGGGGACCTGGGTGACTACCTGGACACCCTCACCATGCTCGAGGAGAAGGGCGACGGCGTGCGCTTGCTTCCGGGCCACGGCCCCGAGGGCGACAACGTAGCGTGGTTTGCGCGCAAATATCTCGACCGACGCACCCAGCGTCTGGAGCAGATCCGCCGGGCGATGAAGGAGCACGGGCAGGACGCGGATATCAATACGCTGGTCGACGCGATTTACGACGACGTCGATCCCGTTCTGCGCGGTGCCGCGGAGCAGTCCACGCGAGTGGCTTTGCGCTACATCCGCAACGAGGGCTAAGCCCTTCCTAACGCGCGCGCCGGGCGAGGTGCTCAGTGTCAACGATGAGGACGCTCTTGCCCTCAAGCCGGATCCATCCGCGGTGCGCGAAAGTGGCGAGCGCCTTGTTCACGGTCTCACGGGATGCACCGACGAGCTGGGCAATCTCTTCTTGGGTGAGGTCGTGGTTGACGCGCAGCGCACCGCCCTCCTGAGTGCCGAAACGGTTAGCCAGCTGCAGCAGGGTTTTAGCCACGCGGCCGGGAACGTCGGTGAAGATAAGGTCGGCGAGCGAAGCGTTGGTGCGGCGCAGGCGGCGCGCCAACACCCGCAGAAGCTGCTGGGAGATCTCGGGGTAGTCTTCGATCCACTTCCGCAGTGAATCCGAGTTCATTGTCGCGGCGGTGACCTCGGTGACGCAGACCGCCGAGGAGGTGCGCGGACCCGGGTCGAAGATGGACAGCTCACCGAACATGTCGGATGGGCCCATCACGGAAAGCAGGTTCTCGCGGCCGTCGGGTGCGTGGCGGGCGAGTTTCACCTTGCCCTGGATGATGATGTAGAGGCGGTCACCGGGTTCACCCTCGTCGAAAATCGTGGTGCCGCGCGGGAAATGGACGTCCTCCATCTCGCCGATGAGGGCCGTCACAGCGTCCGCCTCGACGCCCTGGAAAATCCCAGCGCGGGCGAGTATGTCGTGTTCGCCTTCCATCATTCCTCCTCCGGTGAACCCCACTTTTACAGCAGCAACAGTACCACTAGCGTGGGAGATGCGTCACAAAAGGGCGCAAATGTGGTCACTCCGAGAAGATAGCGGATTCCAACCGCTCCATGCCCACAGCGAAAGAACCGAGGACCGCGGGTACGAAAGCTACGAGCACGACCGTCATGGGCGCGATAGTACCCGGCACGTCATTATAGTTGCCCGTATGACTGACCCCACGGCCTCCGCTTCGTCTATCTCCCGGACTCCACAGCGCCGTCGCCGCCCGGGTTCACACCCCGCCGCCAAGGGCCGGGAGACGGAGATCGGCCGGAAGAAGCGGGCCCGCCGCATCAACCGCACGCTGGCTGCGGTGTTTCCCGACGCCCACGCCGAACTCGATTTCACCAACCCCCTCGAGCTGCTCGTTGCCACCGTGCTTAGCGCCCAGACCACTGATGTCAGGGTCAACCAGGTCACCCCGGAGCTCTTCGCCCGCTATTCGACGCCCGCCGCGTACTCCTCGGCCTCGCAGACCGACATCGAGGAAATCATCCGACCGACGGGGTTCTACCGAGCGAAGGCCGCCAACCTCATCGGGCTGGGACAGAAACTGGTCGCGGATTACGGCGGCGCGGTCCCGACGGCGTTGGAGGACCTGGTCACCCTGCCCGGTGTAGGCCGCAAGACGGCTCACGTTGTGCGCGGCAATGCCTTCGGCAAGCCGGGTCTGACGGTGGACACCCACTTCCAGCGGCTGGTGCACCGGCTCATGCTCACCGAGGAGAGGGACCCGGTGGCTATCGAGCACGCCATCGGCGCCCTGGTGGAAAAGAAGGAGTGGACGATGTTCTCCCACCGGATCATCTTCCATGGCCGCCGTATCTGCCACGCCCGCACGCCGGCCTGTGGCGCGTGCCCGCTCGCGTTCGACTGCCCCAGCTTCGGCGCGGGCCCGACCGACCCGGTGGAGGCAGCCGCGCGCGTCACCGGCCCCGAGCGCGAACACATCCTCGCCTTTGCGGAAACGGAGAAGAAGCAGTGAACAGGCCCGTAGTTCTCGGGGTGATCGCCGCCGTGGTGGGGACAGTCGTCGTTCTCGCCGGTGCCCTGTTCCTGCTGCGCCCTGCGGGTGGTGCGGGAGAGGGGCCGGATGCGTCGGGAGGGGCGTCGACAAGCGCGGCTCCAAGCATTCCCTCCCGCCCCGACTGCCCCGGGACGAGCGTCGGCGGGGTAGAGCTCGACTGCCTCGGCGGCGGATACACGCAGCCCGCGAGTGGAATCACCGTGGTCAACGTCTGGGCGTGGTGGTGCGAACCCTGCCGCGACGAGCTGCCCGTCATCGAACAGTTCGCGGCCGAGAACCCGGACATCAGCGTCGTTGGAGTTCACGCGGACGCCTCTGCCGCACAGGGTGCAGCGCTTCTCAACGAGCTGGGCGTCGGGTTGCCCAGCTACCAGGACCACGACAACACCTTCGCCGGCACGCTGGGCCTGCCCGGCGTCATTCCCCTCACCCTGGTGTTCCGCGGCGGGGATCGGATCGGCCTCTTCCCGACGGTGTTTCACTCGGCGGCGGAGCTCGACGCCGCGGTGAGAGGAGTGCTGTAGATGGCGGATGTTGCACTGCGGCCAGAGCTCGCCCCGGTCTGGATGGAGGGAATGGTCGCCGGAATGAGAAGCGCGCACCGTTCCGAGCGCGCGCGCAGGATTCTGGCAAAACGCGCGCCGGAGAAAGGCTCCCCCGACGAGGCGGCCGTCCTCATGCTTCTGACCGGTGCGAACGCCGCGGACGC
This window of the Corynebacterium qintianiae genome carries:
- a CDS encoding bile acid:sodium symporter family protein; translation: MEQSPFIEIGLPIALFVIMIGIGLSLTSKDFVAHAKRPRATILGLLGQLILPPLVALGLAWAFDLPPLMVLGVALVGASPGGATSNLATYLARGSVALSIILTVAASFAAIVTLPLWMGFASRVVPGVEQLEITMPLGQTFALLFGIVLVPVAVGMFVRATRPVLAERMERFVGIVGVVVLVLLIVFIVIDVREQLTDLLITIAPIALLLNVCFVVLGGLVGWLGRLDRADQLAIAIEYSIRNTTLGMVLAFTVMQSPEVGVVSAVYSIVMYVSMFAVIAAGRRMMSRGTRGGRPQREIKAEKQLEAL
- a CDS encoding metallophosphoesterase; its protein translation is MKLRHFLTASAAATLAAGLATLSWGATELNKFRLKTYRLPLLAPGTLRGADSFKILHVSDLHMIPGQDDKIAWVRELDVLEPDLVVNTGDNLSDIRGVPYALEALGPLLDRPGVFVFGTNDYWAPRPVNPLKYVLGFKREPSYVNLPWQGMRAAFIERGWRDATHQRLEFKTSGVRLALAGVDDPHHDLDRYEDIAGAPNADSDLSIGLLHAPYRRVLSAFEGDGYDLALAGHTHGGQICLPGERTLVTNADIDRARASGMHRYGSMWMEVSNGLGTSKFAPVRIFCRPSAALIHVTERPA
- a CDS encoding GatB/YqeY domain-containing protein, producing MSELKDKIRADLKEAMKAKEKQRTGTIRMLLAAIQAAETEGTKHEVGDDEILKIIAREIKKRRESAEIYRENDRADLADNELAEAEVLEGYQPQQLDDAELDALVEAAIAETGADSMAQMGAVMKAATEKAAGRADGKRLSAAVKARLG
- a CDS encoding transglycosylase domain-containing protein, yielding MSALTSLGKLLVAILAAGLAIALCLAPVAGLGGVAVARTAETMETNLSDLADGHVPGVTTITDVNGTPMAWVFNQRRYEVPSEGISPYAKDALVSTEDRRFYEHDGVDMQGFARAMVTNLLAGGVEQGASTINQQYVKNYLWLVDAESNEDAIAATEQSIPRKLREMRMASDLDKTLDKDTILTRYLNLVSFGNHSYGIEAAARTYFDIPARDLGPKQAALLIGLLQSVEYLNPYTNPEGATERRNTVLQNMAAYGSISQEEADALAAEPLDTLPQPNLLPDGCVAAGDSGFMCDYALSYLASKGLPQDELEKGAYTITTTLDPVVQASAVKAIRNNVSPDAAGVAGVLNVVRPGEDSHDIAGMASSRYYGLDLAQNQTIMPQPTSLVGNGAGSVFKIFAAGAALEQGMGLETKLPTPERSVVYGMGAGGAANCPPGAYCVENAGDYAPELTLRDALAQSPNTTFIELVQKVGVEPTVDMAVRLGLRSYIADGTYDGERSVEQAVVDGNMGSFVLGPVAVNALELSNVGATLASGGRWCEPNPIARVTDKHGQEVFIERPPCEQVVDKDIAGALSQGMSEDVKTGTARRAASANGWNAPLAAKTGTTESHQSSAFFAFNRALAGAPYIFNDGTQTTPLCTSPVRQCAEGTLFGGNEAADAWFQMANGVPGARDAGLPESSSLYERGTRQAALDTVVGLETEAARKQLEEQGLRVVLQTVFGDGRPRGTVVSAEPVDPNLAPGSLIKLSISDGAPPRETQRREPPTAPRAPSGQSGPPPELEELQRQIDDARSQLNEIFG
- a CDS encoding WhiB family transcriptional regulator; its protein translation is MTTTLSRARTTETSRKCDAAGQLVFDRGEWVTLATCRSGDPDALFVRGAEQRKAAAICRRCPVQMECRADALDNRIEFGVWGGLTERQRRAVLRQNPHVTDWAEHLASGAEVAGL
- a CDS encoding DUF4177 domain-containing protein translates to MTKWEYATVPLLTHATKQILDTWGEDGWELVTVTPGPTPENLVAYMKREA
- a CDS encoding RidA family protein, whose product is MAEKWSERLAALGLELPEVVAPLAAYVPATRVGDQVWTSGQLPLVDGSLPAAGKVGAEVSEEDAFGLAVQACLNGLAAIDSIAGIDNVSRVLKVVGFVASAPDFTGQPRVINGASELIGAIFGESGAHARSAVGVAVLPLDSPVEVELVVELRDAAVSQL
- a CDS encoding MBL fold metallo-hydrolase; protein product: MQHPAYSQLRPVTASASVVLCPNPSYAALEGTNSWVISGPEDEFSIVIDPGPEDEGHLNVLSAKAEKVALILLTHRHHDHADGAQRFRQLTGAPIRAMDPQYCAGGEPLTDGEVISIDGITPQIKVVATPGHTRDSVSFFIYAGAAGETELEGIVTGDTIAGRHTTMISETDGDLGDYLDTLTMLEEKGDGVRLLPGHGPEGDNVAWFARKYLDRRTQRLEQIRRAMKEHGQDADINTLVDAIYDDVDPVLRGAAEQSTRVALRYIRNEG
- the glxR gene encoding CRP-like cAMP-activated global transcriptional regulator GlxR; its protein translation is MEGEHDILARAGIFQGVEADAVTALIGEMEDVHFPRGTTIFDEGEPGDRLYIIIQGKVKLARHAPDGRENLLSVMGPSDMFGELSIFDPGPRTSSAVCVTEVTAATMNSDSLRKWIEDYPEISQQLLRVLARRLRRTNASLADLIFTDVPGRVAKTLLQLANRFGTQEGGALRVNHDLTQEEIAQLVGASRETVNKALATFAHRGWIRLEGKSVLIVDTEHLARRAR
- the nth gene encoding endonuclease III → MTDPTASASSISRTPQRRRRPGSHPAAKGRETEIGRKKRARRINRTLAAVFPDAHAELDFTNPLELLVATVLSAQTTDVRVNQVTPELFARYSTPAAYSSASQTDIEEIIRPTGFYRAKAANLIGLGQKLVADYGGAVPTALEDLVTLPGVGRKTAHVVRGNAFGKPGLTVDTHFQRLVHRLMLTEERDPVAIEHAIGALVEKKEWTMFSHRIIFHGRRICHARTPACGACPLAFDCPSFGAGPTDPVEAAARVTGPEREHILAFAETEKKQ
- a CDS encoding TlpA family protein disulfide reductase; protein product: MNRPVVLGVIAAVVGTVVVLAGALFLLRPAGGAGEGPDASGGASTSAAPSIPSRPDCPGTSVGGVELDCLGGGYTQPASGITVVNVWAWWCEPCRDELPVIEQFAAENPDISVVGVHADASAAQGAALLNELGVGLPSYQDHDNTFAGTLGLPGVIPLTLVFRGGDRIGLFPTVFHSAAELDAAVRGVL